A single region of the Streptomyces vilmorinianum genome encodes:
- the fomD gene encoding cytidylyl-2-hydroxypropylphosphonate hydrolase, whose amino-acid sequence MTGSGGPQHWAPGEHILWRYRGNGSGAVHICRPVTVVQDTPELLAVWMAPGTECVKPVLADGTPVHEEPLATRYTAPRTTARSRWFGTGVLKLARPGDPWSVWLFWERGWRFRSWYVNLEEPRTRWSGGVDSEDHFLDISVYPDRSWLWRDEDEFAQAQRSGLMGAAQAARVRSAGRAAVEVIRAWGAPFSDGWENWRPDPGWTVPELPVDWDRTPAHTAP is encoded by the coding sequence ATGACAGGATCGGGCGGCCCTCAGCACTGGGCGCCGGGGGAGCACATCCTCTGGCGCTACCGCGGCAACGGCTCCGGCGCGGTGCACATCTGCCGGCCGGTGACCGTCGTCCAGGACACCCCCGAACTGCTCGCGGTCTGGATGGCCCCGGGCACCGAGTGCGTCAAGCCGGTGCTCGCCGACGGGACTCCCGTGCACGAGGAGCCGCTCGCCACCCGCTACACCGCCCCGCGCACCACCGCCCGCTCGCGCTGGTTCGGCACGGGCGTGCTGAAACTGGCCCGGCCCGGGGACCCCTGGTCGGTCTGGCTGTTCTGGGAGCGCGGCTGGCGCTTCCGCAGCTGGTACGTGAACCTCGAGGAGCCGCGCACCCGTTGGTCCGGTGGCGTCGACTCAGAGGACCACTTCCTCGACATCTCCGTCTACCCGGACCGCAGCTGGCTGTGGCGGGACGAGGACGAGTTCGCGCAGGCCCAGCGGTCCGGGCTGATGGGCGCGGCGCAGGCGGCGCGGGTACGGTCCGCGGGCCGGGCCGCGGTCGAGGTGATCCGGGCCTGGGGCGCGCCGTTCTCGGACGGCTGGGAGAACTGGCGGCCCGATCCGGGGTGGACCGTGCCCGAGCTGCCGGTGGATTGGGATCGCACCCCGGCGCACACGGCACCGTGA
- a CDS encoding SpoIIE family protein phosphatase, producing MTEHPTSHEGRQPLAARSHERTRPRQEAAEASAPGTGGRPGRADARDASRTPSRSGETAAAETPVPERPGPRPGDAPGPGRSGTGAPVPGQVTPSAAAAPASGGTAAAGGDRGHTATGTGGDTGRPVPGQGMAAAVMAVAGPGGGAPAQDAAEARREGDRLRFVGAATRRIARGIDLDEIVLGLCRATVPTFSDAILVYLRDPLPVGDERPVAPFVLRLRRTDRLRLTDLEGEELLLVPDPDPTPAAELCEVRSGSALAEVLRGVRPVFGDSAAARAALPELLGPDHVLPGGHRAILAPLRGRRRVIGAAVFLRRPERPGFEPNDLLVAAQLATHTALGIDKAVLYGREAYIADELQRTMLPDSLPQPTGVRLASRYLPAAETARVGGDWYDAIPLPGSRVALVVGDVMGHSMTSAAIMGQLRTTAQTLAGLDLPPQEVLHHLDEQAQRLGQDRMATCMYAVYDPVSHRITIANAGHPPPILLHLGGRAEVLRVPPGAPIGVGGVDFEAVELDAPAGATLLLYTDGLVESRLRDVWTGIEQLRERLAATAQLTGPDHSPPLEALCDDVLDMLGPGDRDDDIALLAARFDGIAPSDVAYWFLEPEDAAPGRARRLARRALARWDLEELTDSVELLISEVVTNAVRYAERPVTLRLLKTDVLRCEVGDDSPQLPRQRRARDTDEGGRGLFLVNRLARRWGATRLSGGKVVWFELPTRS from the coding sequence GTGACGGAGCATCCCACCTCCCACGAAGGCCGGCAGCCGCTGGCTGCCCGGTCGCACGAGCGCACCCGCCCCCGCCAGGAAGCGGCCGAGGCGAGCGCGCCGGGCACGGGCGGCCGACCGGGCCGCGCCGACGCCCGGGACGCCTCTCGTACGCCGTCCCGGAGCGGCGAGACCGCTGCCGCCGAGACGCCGGTGCCGGAGCGGCCCGGCCCCCGGCCGGGCGACGCGCCGGGCCCGGGCCGCTCCGGCACGGGTGCCCCCGTGCCCGGGCAGGTGACGCCATCCGCCGCGGCGGCCCCCGCCTCGGGCGGGACGGCAGCCGCGGGCGGCGACCGTGGGCACACCGCCACAGGGACGGGTGGCGACACCGGCCGTCCCGTGCCGGGGCAGGGCATGGCGGCCGCGGTGATGGCCGTGGCGGGGCCCGGCGGCGGCGCCCCGGCACAGGACGCCGCGGAGGCGCGGCGCGAGGGCGACCGGCTGCGGTTCGTGGGCGCGGCGACCCGCCGGATCGCGCGCGGGATAGACCTCGACGAGATCGTGCTCGGCCTGTGCCGGGCGACCGTGCCGACCTTCTCCGACGCGATCCTGGTGTATCTGCGCGACCCGCTGCCGGTGGGCGACGAGCGCCCCGTCGCGCCGTTCGTGCTGCGGCTGCGCCGTACCGACCGGCTCCGCTTAACGGACCTGGAGGGCGAGGAGCTGCTGCTCGTCCCCGACCCCGATCCGACCCCGGCGGCCGAGCTGTGCGAGGTCCGCTCCGGAAGCGCGCTCGCCGAGGTGCTGCGCGGGGTGCGGCCGGTCTTCGGCGACTCCGCCGCCGCCCGCGCCGCGCTGCCCGAGCTGCTCGGGCCCGACCATGTGCTGCCCGGCGGGCACCGGGCGATACTGGCCCCGCTGCGGGGCCGGCGCCGGGTGATCGGCGCCGCGGTCTTCCTGCGCCGCCCCGAGCGGCCGGGCTTCGAGCCGAACGACCTGCTGGTGGCGGCGCAGCTGGCGACGCACACCGCGCTCGGCATCGACAAGGCCGTGCTGTACGGCCGCGAGGCGTACATCGCCGACGAGCTGCAGCGCACCATGCTGCCGGACTCGCTGCCGCAGCCGACCGGCGTGCGGCTCGCCTCCCGCTATCTGCCGGCCGCCGAGACGGCCCGGGTGGGCGGCGACTGGTACGACGCGATCCCGTTGCCCGGCAGCCGGGTGGCGCTGGTGGTCGGCGACGTCATGGGCCACTCCATGACCTCGGCGGCGATCATGGGCCAGCTGCGGACCACGGCGCAGACCCTGGCGGGGCTCGACCTGCCGCCGCAGGAGGTGCTGCACCACCTGGACGAGCAGGCCCAGCGCCTCGGCCAGGACCGGATGGCGACCTGTATGTACGCGGTGTACGACCCGGTCTCGCACCGGATCACCATCGCCAACGCCGGCCATCCGCCGCCGATACTGCTCCACCTCGGCGGCCGGGCGGAGGTCCTGCGGGTACCGCCGGGGGCGCCGATCGGCGTGGGCGGGGTCGACTTCGAGGCGGTCGAGCTGGACGCCCCGGCCGGGGCGACGCTGCTGCTGTACACGGACGGTCTGGTCGAGTCCCGGCTGCGGGACGTGTGGACCGGGATCGAGCAGCTGCGGGAGCGCCTCGCGGCGACCGCCCAGCTGACCGGCCCCGACCACTCGCCTCCCCTTGAGGCGCTCTGCGACGACGTCCTCGACATGCTCGGGCCGGGCGACCGGGACGACGACATCGCGCTGCTCGCGGCCCGTTTCGACGGGATCGCGCCCAGTGACGTGGCGTACTGGTTCCTGGAGCCGGAGGACGCGGCCCCGGGGCGGGCGCGGCGGCTGGCCCGGCGGGCGCTCGCCCGCTGGGACCTGGAGGAGCTCACGGACTCGGTCGAGCTGCTGATCAGCGAGGTCGTGACGAACGCCGTGCGGTACGCGGAGCGGCCGGTGACCCTGCGGCTGCTCAAGACCGACGTGCTGCGCTGCGAGGTCGGCGACGACTCCCCGCAGCTGCCCCGGCAGCGGCGGGCCCGGGACACCGACGAGGGCGGGCGCGGTCTCTTCCTGGTGAACCGGCTGGCCAGGCGGTGGGGCGCGACGCGGCTCTCGGGCGGCAAGGTCGTCTGGTTCGAGCTTCCGACCCGTAGCTGA
- a CDS encoding transglycosylase domain-containing protein, protein MGRTDTRQGKKGGRIRRLFTWKKLLGTFFVGCLLAMGAFYVIYLMVPVPTANAQATMQSNVYKFSDGKVLARTGEINREIVGLEKIPRDVQDAFVAAENKTFYKDNGVDIKGTTRAAWNTITGKGKQGGSTITQQYVKNYYLSQDQTATRKLKEMVIALKVDQRMGKPEILAGYMNTSYYGRSAYGIQAAAQSYYGIDASKLNVAQGAYLASLLQAPNQYDWTSATPTGRKLVEERWNYTLDNMVEEGWLDASKRATLTFPVPQKAKAAPGMEGQTGYMVEAANQELMRQGIPEEDIKAGGWTITLNIDEKKQKALVKAVERQLEAKLDRKGDKKDATVQAGATSVDPKTGKVVAMYGGVGATEHWTSNATRRDYQPASTFKPIVLAAALDNGAETQDGRKIGLGTIYDGRSRRPVVGSDVPFAPENEDDRSYGPVTVQKATNSSINSVYAQMIVDVSPGNTKKTALALGMKDGADFGETPAMSLGTMGASTWDMAGVYATLDNHGVKVTPTIVKSAEHRDRKAEPVKSIGEQVISREAADTVTKAMTGVVRSGSGFRAAGDYAAAGKTGTSENNRSAWFVGYTPELVTAVGLFGEDAKGNQVTLTDTINPGRANGGRTPAQIWGDYTTAALGGGSDARFDLETDSSQDVVESAPTPSRSSEAPTSTPPPVTDSPDPTPPPTSTATTPPQPTDTVTTPPLPTRPTKPPETTDPTIEPPVFDQQPQQ, encoded by the coding sequence ATGGGCCGAACGGACACGCGCCAGGGGAAGAAGGGCGGGCGCATACGCCGTCTCTTCACCTGGAAGAAACTCCTGGGCACGTTCTTCGTCGGCTGCCTGCTCGCCATGGGCGCGTTCTACGTGATCTACCTGATGGTCCCGGTGCCGACCGCCAACGCCCAGGCGACCATGCAGAGCAACGTCTACAAGTTCTCCGACGGCAAGGTCCTCGCCCGTACCGGCGAGATCAACCGCGAGATCGTCGGCCTGGAGAAGATCCCCAGGGACGTCCAGGACGCCTTCGTCGCCGCGGAGAACAAGACCTTCTACAAGGACAACGGCGTCGACATCAAGGGCACCACCCGCGCCGCCTGGAACACGATCACCGGCAAGGGCAAGCAGGGTGGCTCGACCATCACCCAGCAGTACGTGAAGAACTACTACCTGAGCCAGGACCAGACGGCCACGCGCAAGCTCAAGGAAATGGTGATCGCGCTCAAGGTCGACCAGCGCATGGGGAAGCCCGAGATCCTCGCCGGGTACATGAACACCAGCTACTACGGCCGCAGTGCCTACGGCATCCAGGCCGCGGCCCAGTCGTACTACGGCATCGACGCCTCCAAGCTGAACGTCGCCCAGGGCGCCTACCTCGCCTCCCTGCTCCAGGCCCCCAACCAGTACGACTGGACCTCCGCCACCCCGACCGGCCGCAAGCTGGTCGAGGAGCGGTGGAACTACACCCTGGACAACATGGTCGAGGAGGGCTGGCTCGACGCCTCCAAGCGCGCCACGCTGACCTTCCCCGTCCCGCAGAAGGCGAAGGCCGCCCCCGGCATGGAGGGCCAGACCGGCTACATGGTCGAGGCCGCCAACCAGGAGCTGATGCGCCAGGGCATCCCCGAGGAGGACATCAAGGCCGGCGGCTGGACGATCACCCTCAACATCGACGAGAAGAAGCAGAAGGCCCTCGTCAAGGCGGTCGAGCGGCAGCTGGAGGCGAAGCTCGACCGCAAGGGCGACAAGAAGGACGCCACCGTCCAGGCGGGCGCCACCTCGGTCGACCCGAAGACCGGCAAGGTCGTCGCGATGTACGGAGGCGTCGGCGCCACCGAGCACTGGACGTCGAACGCCACCCGCCGCGACTACCAGCCCGCCTCGACCTTCAAGCCGATCGTCCTCGCCGCCGCCCTCGACAACGGCGCCGAGACCCAGGACGGCCGGAAGATCGGCCTCGGCACGATCTACGACGGCAGGAGCCGGCGGCCGGTCGTCGGCAGCGACGTCCCGTTCGCCCCGGAGAACGAGGACGACCGCAGCTACGGCCCGGTCACCGTGCAGAAGGCCACCAACAGCTCGATCAACTCCGTCTACGCGCAGATGATCGTGGACGTCAGCCCGGGCAACACCAAGAAGACCGCCCTCGCCCTCGGCATGAAGGACGGCGCGGACTTCGGCGAGACCCCCGCGATGTCGCTCGGCACCATGGGCGCCTCCACCTGGGACATGGCCGGCGTCTACGCCACGCTCGACAACCACGGTGTGAAGGTCACCCCGACCATCGTGAAGTCCGCCGAGCACCGGGACCGCAAGGCCGAGCCGGTGAAGTCGATCGGCGAGCAGGTCATCAGCCGCGAGGCCGCCGACACCGTCACCAAGGCGATGACCGGCGTCGTCCGCAGCGGCTCGGGCTTCCGTGCGGCCGGCGACTACGCGGCGGCGGGCAAGACCGGCACCTCGGAGAACAACCGCTCCGCCTGGTTCGTCGGCTACACCCCCGAACTGGTCACCGCCGTCGGCCTCTTCGGCGAGGACGCCAAGGGCAACCAGGTCACGCTCACCGACACGATCAACCCGGGCCGCGCCAACGGTGGCCGGACCCCGGCCCAGATCTGGGGCGACTACACCACCGCGGCGCTCGGCGGCGGCTCCGACGCCCGGTTCGACCTGGAGACCGACAGTTCGCAGGACGTCGTGGAGTCGGCCCCGACCCCGTCGCGGAGCAGCGAGGCGCCGACCTCGACCCCGCCGCCCGTCACCGATTCCCCGGACCCGACGCCGCCGCCGACCTCGACGGCGACCACGCCGCCGCAGCCCACGGACACGGTCACGACGCCGCCGCTCCCGACGCGGCCGACGAAGCCCCCGGAGACCACGGACCCGACGATCGAACCGCCGGTCTTCGACCAGCAACCGCAGCAGTGA
- a CDS encoding PadR family transcriptional regulator, with amino-acid sequence MSVGHTLLGLLESGPRHGYDLKRAFDESFGHDRPLHYGQVYSTMSRLLRNGLVEVDGVEAGAGPERKRYAITEAGVTDVEQWLGRPEKPEPYLRSTLHAKVVLALLTGRGAAELIDAQRTEHLRLTRELTRRKKGGDLADQLICDHALFHLEADLRWLELIASRLDRLAEEIRR; translated from the coding sequence ATGTCCGTCGGTCACACCCTTCTCGGGCTCCTGGAGTCCGGTCCGCGCCATGGCTACGACCTCAAGCGCGCCTTCGACGAGAGCTTCGGCCACGACCGGCCGCTGCACTACGGACAGGTCTACTCGACCATGTCCCGGCTGCTGAGGAACGGCCTCGTGGAGGTGGACGGCGTCGAGGCGGGCGCCGGCCCCGAGCGGAAGCGGTACGCCATCACCGAGGCCGGCGTCACCGATGTCGAGCAGTGGCTGGGCCGCCCCGAGAAACCGGAGCCGTACCTCCGGTCCACGCTCCACGCCAAGGTCGTCCTCGCGCTGCTCACCGGACGCGGGGCGGCCGAGCTGATCGATGCGCAGCGGACCGAACATCTGCGGCTGACGCGCGAGCTGACCCGGCGCAAGAAGGGCGGCGATCTCGCCGACCAACTGATCTGCGACCACGCCCTGTTCCATCTCGAAGCCGATCTGCGCTGGCTGGAACTGATCGCCTCACGGCTCGACCGGCTCGCCGAGGAGATCCGCCGATGA
- a CDS encoding hydrogen peroxide-inducible genes activator → MIPARRVKQPSLSQLRAFAAVAEYLHFRDAAASIGMSQPALSGAVSALEEALGVQLLERTTRKVLLSPAGERLAVRARTVLDAVAELMEEAEAAQAPFTGVLRLGVIPTVAPYLLPTVLSLVHERYPELDLQVHEEQTSSLLEGLAAGRLDLLLLAVPLGVPGVSELPLFDEDFVLVAPEGHPLAGRGDIPREALKELDLLLLDEGHCLRDQALDICREAGRTEGTPVTTTAAGLSTLVQLVAGGLGVTLLPRTAVKVETARNTALSTGRFTAPAPSRRVALAMRTGTARHTEFEELAHALRGAMKRLPVRVVGAGPGSGSGAGE, encoded by the coding sequence GTGATCCCTGCACGGCGGGTGAAGCAGCCCAGCCTTTCCCAGCTCAGAGCCTTCGCGGCGGTCGCGGAGTATCTCCACTTCCGGGACGCGGCGGCGTCGATCGGGATGAGCCAGCCGGCGCTTTCGGGCGCGGTTTCGGCTCTCGAAGAGGCACTCGGTGTCCAGCTCCTCGAGCGTACGACGCGCAAGGTACTGCTCTCGCCCGCGGGGGAGCGGCTGGCCGTCCGGGCGAGGACCGTCCTGGACGCCGTCGCGGAGCTGATGGAGGAGGCGGAGGCGGCGCAGGCGCCGTTCACCGGGGTGCTGCGGCTCGGCGTGATCCCGACCGTCGCCCCGTATCTGCTGCCCACCGTCCTGAGCCTGGTCCACGAGCGCTATCCGGAGCTCGACCTCCAGGTCCACGAGGAGCAGACCTCCTCGCTCCTGGAGGGGCTCGCGGCCGGGCGGCTCGATCTGCTGCTGCTCGCCGTGCCGCTCGGGGTGCCCGGGGTCTCCGAACTGCCGCTCTTCGACGAGGACTTCGTGCTCGTCGCCCCGGAGGGACATCCGCTCGCCGGACGCGGTGACATTCCGCGCGAGGCGCTGAAGGAGCTCGACCTGCTGCTGCTCGACGAGGGGCACTGCCTGCGCGACCAGGCCCTCGACATCTGCCGCGAGGCCGGCCGCACCGAGGGGACGCCGGTCACCACGACCGCGGCGGGACTGTCCACGCTGGTCCAGCTGGTGGCGGGCGGCCTCGGCGTGACCCTGCTGCCGCGCACGGCCGTCAAGGTCGAGACCGCCCGCAACACCGCCCTGTCGACCGGTCGCTTCACCGCCCCGGCCCCCTCACGCCGGGTCGCCCTCGCCATGCGGACGGGGACGGCCCGTCACACGGAGTTCGAGGAACTGGCACACGCGCTGCGGGGTGCGATGAAGCGGCTTCCGGTACGGGTGGTGGGCGCGGGCCCGGGCTCGGGCTCGGGCGCCGGCGAGTGA
- a CDS encoding peroxiredoxin, with protein MLTVGDQFPTYDLTACVSLESGKEFEQIDHKSYEGKWRVVFFWPKDFTFVCPTEIAAFGKLNDEFADRDAQILGVSGDSEFVHHAWRKDHADLRDLPFPMLADSKHELMRDCGVEGEDGFAQRAVFIVDPNNEIQFTMVTAGSVGRNPKEVLRVLDALQTDELCPCNWNKGENTLDAAALLSGE; from the coding sequence GTGCTCACTGTCGGTGACCAGTTCCCCACCTACGACCTGACCGCCTGCGTGTCGCTGGAGAGCGGCAAGGAGTTCGAGCAGATCGACCACAAGTCCTACGAGGGCAAGTGGCGTGTGGTGTTCTTCTGGCCCAAGGACTTCACCTTCGTCTGCCCGACCGAGATCGCCGCCTTCGGCAAGCTGAACGACGAGTTCGCGGACCGTGACGCACAGATCCTCGGCGTCTCCGGCGACTCCGAGTTCGTGCACCACGCCTGGCGCAAGGACCACGCCGACCTGCGTGACCTGCCCTTCCCGATGCTCGCCGACTCCAAGCACGAGCTCATGCGCGACTGCGGCGTCGAGGGCGAGGACGGCTTCGCGCAGCGTGCCGTCTTCATCGTGGACCCGAACAACGAGATCCAGTTCACCATGGTGACCGCCGGCTCCGTCGGCCGTAACCCCAAGGAGGTCCTGCGGGTCCTGGACGCCCTGCAGACCGACGAGCTGTGCCCGTGCAACTGGAACAAGGGCGAGAACACCCTCGACGCGGCCGCGCTCCTGTCGGGCGAGTGA
- a CDS encoding alkyl hydroperoxide reductase, translating into MALDELKSAIPDFAKDLKLNLGSVIGNSELPQQQLWGTVLACAIASRSPKVLAELEPEAKANLKPEAYTAAKSAAAIMAMNNVFYRTRHLLSDPEYGTMRAGLRMNVIGNPGVEKVDFELWSLAVSAINGCGQCLDSHEQVLRKAGVDRETIQEAVKIASVIQAVGVTLDAEALIAE; encoded by the coding sequence ATGGCTCTCGACGAACTCAAGTCCGCCATACCGGACTTCGCCAAGGACCTGAAGCTGAACCTCGGTTCGGTGATCGGCAACAGCGAGCTCCCGCAGCAGCAGCTCTGGGGCACGGTCCTGGCCTGCGCGATCGCCTCGCGCTCGCCGAAGGTCCTGGCGGAGCTGGAGCCGGAGGCCAAGGCCAACCTCAAGCCCGAGGCGTACACGGCGGCCAAGTCCGCCGCCGCGATCATGGCGATGAACAACGTCTTCTACCGGACCCGGCACCTGCTGTCGGACCCGGAGTACGGGACGATGCGCGCCGGTCTGCGGATGAACGTCATCGGCAACCCCGGCGTCGAGAAGGTCGACTTCGAGCTGTGGTCGCTCGCCGTCTCGGCGATCAACGGCTGCGGCCAGTGCCTGGACTCGCACGAGCAGGTCCTGCGCAAGGCCGGCGTGGACCGCGAGACGATCCAGGAGGCCGTCAAGATCGCCTCGGTGATCCAGGCGGTCGGCGTGACGCTGGACGCGGAAGCGCTCATCGCCGAGTGA
- a CDS encoding AI-2E family transporter, with translation MSTLPRWLGRLGEGLSRMGERLDERRARAERAHELDPPFGDPGPPAASPATSADGHADTEGVGRRGTGPGGSPESGRRPGPGAGPADGRDPGQGPGEAASDDKRYAEGTPPSERWPGRRAPQGETPGSSVPAPPAYAPAVAARPDPVAAIPWGMRVAAEAGWRLLVLAGTVWVLMKVISSVQLVVLAFVAALLITALLQPTVARLRKMGLPRGLATAVTAVSGFVIMGLVGWFVVWQVMDNLDNLSDRVRDGIEELKRWLLDSPFHVTESQINDIAENLSDTIGSNTEQITSAGLQGVTVVVEALTGILLAMFSTLFLLYDGKKVWQWTLKLVPAQARPGVAGAGPRAWRTLTAYVRGTVVVALIDAVFIGIGLYFLDVPMAVPLAVFIFLFAFIPLVGAVISGALAVVVALVTNGVFTALMVLVVVLAVQQIEGHVLQPFILGRAVRVHPLAVVLAVAAGGLTAGIGGAVVAVPLVAVTNTVVGYLRAYTHEQALLSTPEPRGATAYAVAPTPAPGSRDKGEA, from the coding sequence ATGTCGACACTGCCACGATGGCTCGGCCGGCTGGGCGAGGGGCTGAGCCGTATGGGCGAACGCCTGGACGAGCGCCGCGCCCGCGCGGAACGCGCGCATGAACTCGACCCGCCGTTCGGGGACCCCGGTCCCCCGGCCGCGTCCCCGGCCACGTCCGCGGACGGGCACGCGGACACGGAGGGCGTCGGGCGACGTGGCACCGGCCCGGGCGGTTCGCCCGAGTCCGGGCGGCGCCCCGGTCCCGGAGCCGGCCCCGCCGACGGCCGGGACCCCGGCCAGGGTCCGGGTGAGGCGGCCTCCGACGACAAGCGGTACGCCGAGGGGACGCCCCCGTCCGAGCGGTGGCCCGGACGGCGGGCACCGCAGGGCGAGACCCCCGGCTCCTCCGTGCCCGCGCCCCCCGCCTACGCGCCCGCCGTCGCCGCACGCCCCGACCCCGTCGCCGCGATCCCGTGGGGCATGCGGGTCGCCGCCGAGGCCGGCTGGCGACTGCTCGTGCTCGCCGGCACGGTCTGGGTCCTGATGAAGGTGATCAGCTCGGTGCAGCTGGTCGTGCTCGCCTTCGTCGCCGCGCTGCTCATCACCGCGCTGCTCCAGCCCACGGTGGCCCGGCTGCGGAAGATGGGGCTGCCCCGCGGGCTCGCCACCGCCGTCACCGCCGTCTCCGGCTTCGTGATCATGGGCCTGGTCGGCTGGTTCGTGGTCTGGCAGGTGATGGACAACCTCGACAACCTCTCGGACCGCGTCAGGGACGGTATCGAGGAGCTCAAGCGCTGGCTGCTCGACAGCCCGTTCCATGTGACCGAGTCGCAGATCAACGACATCGCCGAGAACCTCAGCGACACCATCGGCTCCAACACCGAGCAGATCACCTCCGCCGGACTCCAGGGCGTGACCGTGGTCGTCGAGGCCCTGACCGGGATACTGCTCGCGATGTTCTCGACCCTCTTCCTCCTCTACGACGGGAAGAAGGTCTGGCAGTGGACGCTGAAGCTGGTGCCCGCCCAGGCCCGGCCCGGCGTCGCGGGCGCGGGGCCCCGGGCCTGGCGGACGCTGACCGCCTATGTGCGCGGCACGGTGGTCGTGGCCCTGATCGACGCGGTCTTCATCGGCATCGGCCTCTACTTCCTCGATGTCCCGATGGCCGTCCCGCTCGCCGTGTTCATCTTCCTCTTCGCCTTCATCCCGCTGGTCGGTGCCGTCATCTCCGGCGCCCTCGCGGTCGTGGTCGCCCTGGTCACCAACGGGGTCTTCACCGCCCTGATGGTGCTCGTCGTGGTCCTGGCCGTGCAGCAGATCGAGGGCCATGTGCTCCAGCCCTTCATCCTGGGCCGGGCGGTACGGGTCCACCCCCTCGCCGTCGTCCTCGCGGTCGCGGCCGGCGGTCTGACCGCGGGCATCGGCGGCGCGGTGGTGGCGGTGCCGCTGGTCGCGGTCACCAACACGGTGGTCGGCTACCTCCGCGCGTACACCCATGAGCAGGCCCTGCTCAGCACGCCGGAACCGCGCGGGGCGACCGCGTACGCGGTGGCGCCGACCCCGGCGCCCGGCTCCAGGGACAAGGGCGAGGCGTGA
- a CDS encoding transglycosylase SLT domain-containing protein, whose translation MSRISVRGFAVASATAVTTVGAVVGVASGNAQSSDDNFEATAADTTLLADIPAGEQAQVQVSSLSEQADVQAAAADSAARKSAEEAARLQAAKDAEAKKEAADKAEQERKEAEERANRAAVRDASSFSAQGSYTIAEVKAIARQMIPADQFQCFSNIVDHESGWNYRAVNPSSGAYGLVQALPGSKMSTAGADWQTNPATQIKWGLNYMNSRYDSPCGAWNFWQANRWY comes from the coding sequence GTGAGCCGGATCTCGGTCCGGGGATTCGCGGTGGCTTCGGCCACTGCGGTCACCACCGTCGGCGCCGTCGTGGGTGTTGCCTCGGGCAACGCCCAGTCCTCGGACGACAACTTCGAGGCCACCGCGGCCGACACCACGCTGCTCGCGGACATCCCCGCGGGCGAGCAGGCCCAGGTACAGGTCTCCTCGCTCTCGGAGCAGGCCGACGTCCAGGCCGCCGCGGCCGACTCGGCCGCGAGGAAGTCCGCCGAGGAAGCGGCCCGTCTGCAGGCCGCCAAGGACGCCGAGGCGAAGAAGGAAGCCGCCGACAAGGCGGAGCAGGAGCGCAAGGAGGCCGAGGAGCGGGCCAACCGCGCCGCCGTCCGCGACGCTTCGAGCTTCTCGGCCCAGGGGTCGTACACCATCGCCGAGGTCAAGGCGATCGCCCGCCAGATGATCCCGGCGGACCAGTTCCAGTGCTTCAGCAACATCGTGGACCACGAGTCCGGCTGGAACTACCGTGCCGTCAACCCCTCCTCGGGTGCCTACGGCCTCGTCCAGGCCCTCCCGGGTTCGAAGATGTCGACGGCGGGCGCCGACTGGCAGACCAACCCGGCCACCCAGATCAAGTGGGGCCTGAACTACATGAACAGCCGCTACGACAGCCCGTGCGGCGCGTGGAACTTCTGGCAGGCCAACCGCTGGTACTAG